The following DNA comes from Kluyveromyces lactis strain NRRL Y-1140 chromosome E complete sequence.
TGACCAAAGATGGCCAGGctcatcttcaagaaaCGATTTTTGAGGGACATATTGATAGAAAGCGCAATCGTTGATATCCATATGTCCGTTGATCGTTTCCCAGATCCATTCCTGAGGTGGTTTTCCTAAAGATATCAAGGTATTTTCGAACTTCGAGATGAAACTTTTCTTGGTGCATTTCACGAAATCGGTGGGCTCTAATGACGAAAAATCGTGATCCGGATAGGACGCATTCAAAATGGCTATTAGATACGCGAAAGCTCTCCTGCTAGCAGTTTCGTTGATAGGTCCAAACGGTCCAATATTTACGTTGTCTCTTCCTTGTACCGATGACCTCCTCCTCTGTTGGTATGAAGTATTTTGTATTTCATTCGCTGAACCACTTGTGCTAGGTCTTCTTTTCGAAGTATCGGTATGGTTGCTTGCAATGCTTCCAGCACTGCTAGTCCTCCTTAGGAAACTGGGACGTTGTGAAGCGATCCCTAAAGGCCCCGATTCcattgatgatgaactCAAATATCCGTTATTGGAGTTAGCATTGGTGGTACTACTATTACTATTGTTGTGTCCATTCGTGACAAAATTTGTACTGTCAGTTGACAGCACgaattccttcaaattttggTCGTTCAACTTATTAGATTTTATTATAGGTGACGAACTATTTGTCCCACTCGAATTCTCGCTAACAGACATCCTTCTCTTTTGTTCCCAGAATGAATTAGGGTTTGGGCTCTGTTGCTCTTGCACATTTTCATCGATAGTTCTGTTCTTTTCGTCAAAAGATTGCCTCCTGTGAGCTGCAGCAGTAAGCGACTCACTTTCTTGAAGTAAGGACTCCAAATGACGATCTATGGTCTTATAAAGCTTCTTATCTGAAGCTACGGGCTTTGTCGTGAAAATGTCGCAACCACCTGTGATACTGCAGTCCGAGGTCTCGAAATTAAGAGCCTGGTTAACAACCTCtaaatcaaattcatcgatAAACTTTAAAAGATGTTAAGTAACACATGATGcaaaaaatatacataCATGCCGTTAATATAAGGTTAGTATTCCGTTTGTTCATTATGAATATGTCAGAACTATATTAAAACACGATTATTCGCATACCTTCATTATTGCAGGTTAATTGGAAGCGGTGAAACgtttgaaaataaaacagtATTCTTGAGAGCTCAAAGACACACTGTGCTAGATTCAACTAAATTGACGGCCTCCTATCAAGCTTGTTATGGTTGGCTGTTCGAAAACTCATTGTAAGGGCAGCGTTATCGGTCTTTGTGATAATTTCA
Coding sequences within:
- the MAF1 gene encoding RNA polymerase III-inhibiting protein MAF1 (similar to uniprot|P41910 Saccharomyces cerevisiae YDR005C MAF1 Negative regulator of RNA polymerase III component of several signaling pathways that repress polymerase III transcription in response to changes in cellular environment targets the initiation factor TFIIIB) — encoded protein: MSVSENSSGTNSSSPIIKSNKLNDQNLKEFVLSTDSTNFVTNGHNNSNSSTTNANSNNGYLSSSSMESGPLGIASQRPSFLRRTSSAGSIASNHTDTSKRRPSTSGSANEIQNTSYQQRRRSSVQGRDNVNIGPFGPINETASRRAFAYLIAILNASYPDHDFSSLEPTDFVKCTKKSFISKFENTLISLGKPPQEWIWETINGHMDINDCAFYQYVPQKSFLEDEPGHLWSLMWFLFNKKRKRVAYVYLTACRLKGTPSVGNSVILADDEDENSSKLESERKQRRKLTLDNDNDFEGEYDLTYEENAIIDDDEGINEDFKDEAMDDLN